GGCTTCACATTCCAAATTATATACTACTTTTTTTGGGAGGACCAAAAACAACATTTTGTTTTCTCTATATCTCAACCAAGCTATGTACGCAATAATGATTGTGTGGTTGATTTAGCtttgacataatttttttttaaattactcCGATAATAGAATTTGTTTTTGCGTGGAATTGATACTACATTGTTGCAATGTTGTAACTTATTTTAATTtgatttctctctctctctccatatatatatatatatatatatatatatatatgtatgtatatatgtggatGAGATTGTTTTTCAAGTGATTTATTAGTTTCTTAATGAAATTCTACCATTCAATTTGgaaccaagaaaagaaataaatagaTGATGCTGCAAATTACAAACGGTGCTTGTCCACAACAACTGGGCTGGTGAATTGGGCTTTGTCAGCCCAGATTAGTTGCAGATCCAAATCAATCATGTACTCCGGACCCCTACATGCCCAAAAACTGGTGTTCGAGCTTTAGCCCAGCATAAATTAGCTCGAAATGAATTGAGTCTTTTATTTTATCGTCGTTATGTAGACTAAATGGgaataaaattagaaaatggcaAGGATACTCAGAAAATCATTTAATCCTTTTTACCATTTCTTTTCACTTAACTCTAAATGAGATTGAATGAACCGATTAAACCAAAAATAAACTTCTAATTCATCTTAATTTCTCGTGAGAATTTTAGAACACTGGTGGTGACGGATGCAAGCCGTTCAACACAGTGCTCATTTTTTTATAATGATTTTGGATAGGAAAGGTACTTTATCTGTTGTGATGGAATAAAGTTAGAACACTGAAATTAGGTTTCGTATTTCTATAATATGAAGGAAAGTCTTTTCGACCCTAAAATCAGGGTCTCACGAGTTGAATTTTCTCTGACTCAAACCAATTTGTGCAAATCTTATGGTGTAGAGAGTTTTGCTTAGTGCACATGTATAAACGCAATGGTGTACGTATCGAACTCGAGCACATTTTTCCTGTTCAAAGTTGGAATCTTTTAAAGACGAAAGGCTAACATCCTCAGGTTGCTTATCTACAGGCAAAAAGAGACTGAAGCTCTTCTCAAAAGAGTGTATTCTCATGGGAGCTGAGCTGATGCTTTATCCTTTTCTTCTCTTAGAAAAGTTCCCTCATGTCCCATTCTTGGGGGAATTGCTGATAACAGTATACTATCCTAGCGGAAGGAAAACAATAATCGACCTTTGCATAAACCCCTTAATAAGGCAAGCTTTTAGAACTCGAACTTAATACCAAGGCCTTTAACCCTGAAGAATTTCCAGCACCATTGGCTCTTCGAGTGATCGTCTCCATATTTTTGTACAAGCTTTCTTTGACAATattcttcatgaatttcttcccTTCATCAACACCCCTTTTATTTACAGGCGATCCAATCGACAATCTTCCCACCTGTGGCCCTGAATGAGGCCCCATTCTCTTTTGCCTCTCATCCTTGAACCACTGCAATAGCTTCAGAGCTCTTTTCTGAGCCAAAGGGCTCCCTAACAAAGCTACTTCAAGAAGGACAGGTACTATTCCTGCCCTGGCCATTTTCTGTCTTTGCACGGAGCTCTGATGGGCTAAAATCATCAAAACGTATGCCGATAACTCTTGACATTTTGGTTTCTCCTCCCATGCCAGAATTTCAATCAAATTTTCTGGCACCATCGGACTGCTTTCCAATGCCTTCCTCCCGGTCGAAGTCACCACCAAATTTCCTAATGTTGCAAGGGATTTTTCTGACGCTTCACCTACTGAAGACAGCCTCAGCAGAGTATTAACCACCCCACTTGCTACTAAATTGCCAGCATTGTCTAGTACTGAGGACAGATTGTACAAGGTCCCCAAGCATGATATTTTTGTCTCGATACTTGAACATGAATCAAGAATGGAGACTACAAAAGGAATAATTCTTGCTGAAGAGACAGGGAATTGAATGCTTGATAGGGATGACAAAGACGAGAGCAAATGTGCAAAATCTTGAAATGCTGATTCATCTAATAGGTCTATTTTTTTGGGCAGTTTTGATAAGATTCCTGACTCCACCATGAGCAACTTGTTCCTGAAAATCAGAACAGACAAAGTTGATGAATTAAATACTGCAACAACCTCCGATTTCTGTCCACTGTAACTTTCAAAACCTTTAAGAAATAAAATAGCTTGATTTTGGAGGATTGTTCAAGGCGTCATCACTTTGAAAAACTGCTTGCAAAACAAATAGGAAAATGGGGCTGGGGAATGGGGTCACAACAAAACTACATATTTGTGGGGTCTTTCTATAGTGTGGAGTTGGGGTCCAAATTCAACAACCAGAAGAAAAAATATCAATTGGTATGTGGCAGTCTAGAAGTCAATGAGGTTAGGATTCTTCAATGCACATCTGAGCCTTGGAAATCAGGTCAATAAAAGCAGAGTTATTATATTCCCTACACAGATAGGATGACATCTGAGTTCTCTGGGGAAGGAATTATTTGCATTTCCAACTTTTTTTCTACTAGTGTGCACTGTGGAATTTGTTGTGCAGTCGCCAGTGGGAAGCAATCAGCATCTTGCAGCTTCATAATTCATTGCTTAAGTTAAAATCGATTACCTACTAACAAGAAGTGGTTATAAAtcagcttcttcttcttttgtgatGGGTAATTAGTTCTCCTGCGGGCATTGTCATAGGAAAGTTGGCCAAGAAATTGGAAGTCATGACTGCATAACTCAAGAGTCACCAATGAATCACATGAATACTAACTCTTACTTGACTTAAAAAGCAGAAATAGATAGATATTGAGTAACTGAAAATAGAGGGATTTTGAGAGGAGGATTTTTATGGTCAACATGAGAAGGCTTGGACTTGGACTACTTGGGAATTGTGAAATGATCATTATTGGAAAGAGTTCTGTTTTTCTTTCGTTTCTTTAGGATGAGAATTTGGAGAAGAATATAGCAAGTTGCAAGGTAGTGGACACCGGACACACAAACTAACAAATGAATTCGTTTTTTGGCAGAAGACTGATCTAATGGCCACCCAAGACTTCTCTATGATTCTAGCCATTTCAGCCAAAACCACCCTCAAGTTTCCACGAGCAATCTGTATGGTCAAAATTGGGCactgggctccatgttggttcGACACCTTTTATATTGAGGCAGTTCCTCCTCCAATGATCTCTTGCCACAA
This portion of the Coffea arabica cultivar ET-39 chromosome 2e, Coffea Arabica ET-39 HiFi, whole genome shotgun sequence genome encodes:
- the LOC113731063 gene encoding U-box domain-containing protein 45; translated protein: MSDQSSTTSWFFTYTKIRFFTKIRRFLLLRTAKKQYKAPDHSEKLRDLSSASKKEGKIEKEGMEKENDQDGWVVLQRSVKGLHFGRWEEKELAAKEIKRIAKEDLKTRKSMGELGIIQPLVAMIESEVVERQRFVQALIELANGSFTNKLLMVESGILSKLPKKIDLLDESAFQDFAHLLSSLSSLSSIQFPVSSARIIPFVVSILDSCSSIETKISCLGTLYNLSSVLDNAGNLVASGVVNTLLRLSSVGEASEKSLATLGNLVVTSTGRKALESSPMVPENLIEILAWEEKPKCQELSAYVLMILAHQSSVQRQKMARAGIVPVLLEVALLGSPLAQKRALKLLQWFKDERQKRMGPHSGPQVGRLSIGSPVNKRGVDEGKKFMKNIVKESLYKNMETITRRANGAGNSSGLKALVLSSSSKSLPY